One Cryptosporangium minutisporangium DNA segment encodes these proteins:
- a CDS encoding sugar ABC transporter substrate-binding protein: MLRLLAVATAIPLAAVLAACNSEGGGSSGSDPVIGSDYPRSDTDFWNAYVRYTPDEAEKLGITNLKTTNSENDIAKLTANVQTLLSQGSKGIVMAPQDTAAVAPTLAQLESKKIPVVTIDTRPDTGKVFMVVRADNRAYGEKSCHFLGTKLQGKGKVVMLMGDVASINGRDRTEAFNDCMKKNYPGITVFAEPSKWDGATAANQLQTRLAAHPDIKGIYMQASFALSGTLQVLKQRGLLVPPTDPKHVFIVSNDGIPEELKNIGSGQIDATVSQPADLYAKYGLFYVQQALAGKTFKPGPTDHDSTIIQVRDGVLEDQLAAPLVTRDGATIDGEKTLRFDDKSLWGNNVS, from the coding sequence ATGCTTCGTCTCTTAGCAGTCGCCACCGCTATCCCGCTGGCGGCTGTGCTCGCCGCGTGCAATTCCGAAGGCGGAGGTTCCTCCGGCTCCGACCCGGTGATCGGGTCGGACTATCCGCGGTCGGACACCGACTTCTGGAACGCCTACGTCCGCTACACGCCGGACGAGGCCGAGAAGCTCGGCATCACGAATCTGAAGACCACCAACTCCGAGAACGACATCGCCAAGCTCACCGCGAACGTGCAGACGCTGCTCAGCCAGGGTTCCAAGGGCATCGTCATGGCCCCGCAGGACACCGCAGCCGTCGCCCCGACGCTCGCGCAGCTGGAGAGCAAGAAGATCCCGGTCGTCACGATCGACACCCGCCCGGACACCGGCAAGGTGTTCATGGTCGTGCGCGCCGACAACCGCGCCTACGGCGAGAAGTCCTGCCACTTCCTCGGCACGAAACTGCAGGGTAAGGGCAAGGTCGTGATGCTGATGGGCGACGTCGCCTCGATCAACGGCCGCGACCGCACCGAGGCGTTCAACGACTGCATGAAGAAGAACTACCCCGGCATCACGGTGTTCGCCGAGCCGTCGAAGTGGGACGGGGCGACGGCCGCCAACCAGCTGCAGACCCGGCTCGCGGCCCACCCGGACATCAAGGGCATCTACATGCAGGCCAGCTTCGCGCTCTCCGGCACGCTGCAGGTTCTCAAGCAGCGCGGCCTGCTGGTGCCGCCGACCGACCCGAAGCACGTCTTCATCGTCTCCAACGACGGCATCCCGGAGGAGCTCAAGAACATCGGGTCCGGTCAGATCGACGCCACGGTCTCGCAGCCGGCCGACCTGTACGCCAAGTACGGCCTCTTCTACGTCCAGCAGGCCCTCGCCGGCAAGACGTTCAAGCCCGGCCCCACCGACCACGACAGCACGATCATCCAGGTGCGCGACGGTGTCCTCGAAGACCAGCTCGCCGCCCCGCTGGTCACCCGGGACGGGGCCACGATCGACGGCGAGAAGACGCTCCGCTTCGACGACAAGAGCCTCTGGGGCAACAATGTCAGCTGA
- a CDS encoding TlpA disulfide reductase family protein translates to MELLAAIVAVLAVLVLVDLVLSAAIIRRLRQTETTLIELRTPPDTGLPVGATMPEFSAVNGDLSSRDLVGEPAVIAFFSTGCPHCPAQAERLAARADELAGHGTRVVSVLAVAEGTTDDLTPTLRKAGRLLTESGPDGLMAVFGETATPSFLLFDAEGRLMRKGHELSDVLGSG, encoded by the coding sequence GTGGAATTACTCGCCGCAATAGTGGCCGTACTGGCGGTCCTCGTCCTCGTCGACCTCGTGCTCAGCGCAGCGATCATCCGCCGCCTTCGGCAAACCGAGACGACCCTCATCGAGCTCCGTACGCCTCCCGACACCGGGCTGCCGGTGGGGGCGACCATGCCGGAGTTCAGTGCGGTCAACGGCGACCTGAGCAGCCGGGACCTCGTCGGCGAGCCCGCAGTGATCGCCTTCTTCTCCACCGGTTGTCCGCACTGCCCCGCTCAGGCCGAACGACTGGCCGCACGCGCCGACGAGCTGGCCGGCCACGGCACACGAGTGGTCAGCGTGCTGGCCGTGGCCGAGGGGACGACCGACGACCTCACCCCGACGCTCCGGAAGGCCGGACGGCTGCTCACCGAGAGTGGTCCGGACGGCCTGATGGCCGTGTTCGGCGAGACCGCGACGCCCAGCTTCCTGCTCTTCGACGCGGAGGGACGGCTCATGCGGAAGGGGCATGAACTGAGCGACGTACTGGGTAGCGGATGA
- the larA gene encoding nickel-dependent lactate racemase: MPDVRLAYGRTGLRVRFPDDRTTVVTPQHHAPAADPAATLAAALRTPVVGPALREKVRPGQRVAVSLCDVTRPQPRREMVEALLAELTGLVSRDDVTLLVATGTHRGNTDAELRSMLGDELVDTMRIVNHDARDADALRWCGVHGNGVPVWLNRHWVEADVRITTGFVEPHFFAGFSGGPKLVAPGLAGLETVLVLHDARRIGDPRATWAVCEGNPVHDDVRAIAAATGVDYALDVVLNREQQIIAAFGGDVLSMHAVARDTVREISMCPVDGLFDVVVTTNAGYPLDQNLYQSVKGMSAAATVVRPGGLIICAAECSDGFPDHGEFREVLASAPTPQALLATIAARERTVPDQWQVQILARVLDHARVGVYTDHLSADDLRSAHLAKVDDIAAAIAAEGPDARVCVLPEGPQTIPFVRRY, from the coding sequence ATGCCCGACGTTCGGCTCGCGTACGGCCGAACCGGGCTGCGCGTCCGGTTCCCCGACGACCGCACGACGGTGGTGACGCCGCAGCACCACGCACCCGCAGCCGACCCGGCGGCGACGCTCGCCGCCGCGCTGCGCACACCGGTCGTCGGGCCGGCGTTGCGGGAGAAGGTCCGGCCAGGCCAGCGGGTGGCGGTGTCGCTGTGCGACGTCACCCGGCCGCAGCCGCGGCGGGAGATGGTCGAGGCGCTCCTCGCGGAGCTCACCGGGCTCGTGTCGCGCGACGACGTCACCCTGCTGGTGGCGACCGGTACGCACCGCGGCAACACGGACGCGGAGCTGCGCAGCATGCTCGGCGACGAACTGGTCGACACGATGCGCATCGTCAACCACGACGCCCGGGACGCCGACGCACTGCGCTGGTGCGGTGTCCACGGCAACGGGGTGCCGGTCTGGCTCAACCGGCACTGGGTCGAGGCGGACGTGCGGATCACGACCGGCTTCGTCGAGCCGCACTTCTTCGCCGGCTTCAGCGGGGGCCCGAAACTCGTCGCACCGGGACTCGCCGGCCTGGAGACCGTCCTCGTCCTCCACGACGCGCGCCGGATCGGCGATCCGCGGGCGACCTGGGCGGTCTGCGAGGGCAACCCGGTCCACGACGACGTCCGCGCCATCGCCGCGGCGACCGGCGTCGACTACGCGCTGGACGTCGTGCTCAACCGGGAGCAGCAGATCATCGCCGCGTTCGGCGGTGACGTGCTGAGCATGCACGCGGTGGCCCGCGACACGGTGCGCGAGATCTCGATGTGTCCCGTCGACGGACTGTTCGACGTCGTCGTCACCACCAACGCCGGCTATCCCCTGGACCAGAACCTCTACCAGTCGGTGAAGGGCATGTCCGCGGCGGCGACCGTGGTCCGCCCAGGCGGCCTGATCATCTGTGCCGCGGAGTGCTCCGACGGCTTCCCCGACCACGGCGAGTTCCGCGAGGTGCTGGCCTCGGCTCCTACCCCGCAGGCGCTACTGGCCACGATCGCCGCGCGGGAGCGCACGGTCCCCGACCAATGGCAGGTCCAGATCCTCGCTCGGGTGCTCGACCACGCGCGGGTCGGCGTCTACACCGATCACCTCTCCGCCGACGACCTGCGAAGCGCGCACCTGGCGAAGGTGGACGACATCGCGGCGGCGATCGCCGCCGAAGGCCCGGACGCGCGGGTCTGCGTGCTGCCGGAAGGGCCGCAGACCATCCCCTTCGTACGGCGCTACTGA
- a CDS encoding aldo/keto reductase has translation MIYRPLPGTTLTVSSIGLGAAPLGGEYGTIEPATATATVRTALDAGVTLIDVSPYYGRTAAETVLGDALRGVDRDSYVLATKVGRYDVAEFDFSADRVVRSVEESLRRLGTDHIDLIQCHDIEFGDLDQVVDETLPALRGLEEKGLVRAVGITGYPLPALVSVAGRAPVDTVLSYCHYTVQNRTLAPQLPFFAERDIGVLNASPLGMGLLTDAGPPDWHPASAELRAACAEAAAFCRREGAELARLALQFALALPGVASTIVGMADPETVARNLAWTAEPPDTELLAAVEEILGDQRDAGWPVGRPENSR, from the coding sequence ATGATCTATCGGCCACTGCCCGGCACGACGCTGACCGTGAGCTCGATCGGGCTGGGCGCGGCGCCGCTGGGCGGCGAGTACGGGACGATCGAACCTGCGACCGCGACCGCCACCGTCCGGACCGCTCTCGACGCCGGCGTCACGCTGATCGACGTCTCCCCGTACTACGGACGGACCGCGGCGGAGACGGTTCTCGGCGACGCCCTCCGCGGCGTCGACCGCGACTCCTACGTGCTCGCCACCAAGGTCGGTCGTTACGACGTCGCGGAGTTCGACTTCTCCGCCGACCGGGTCGTCCGCAGTGTCGAGGAGAGCCTGCGCCGGCTCGGCACCGACCACATCGACCTGATCCAGTGCCACGACATCGAGTTCGGCGACCTCGACCAGGTCGTCGACGAGACACTTCCCGCGCTGCGCGGACTGGAGGAAAAGGGCCTGGTGCGGGCGGTGGGCATCACCGGCTACCCACTGCCCGCGCTCGTCTCGGTGGCCGGCCGCGCCCCCGTCGACACGGTTCTCTCCTACTGCCACTACACCGTGCAGAATCGGACGCTCGCCCCGCAGCTACCGTTCTTCGCCGAGCGGGACATCGGCGTGCTGAACGCCTCGCCCCTCGGCATGGGCCTGCTCACCGACGCCGGCCCGCCGGACTGGCACCCGGCGTCGGCCGAGCTGCGGGCGGCGTGCGCCGAGGCCGCGGCGTTCTGCCGCCGCGAGGGTGCGGAACTGGCCCGGCTCGCGCTGCAGTTCGCGCTGGCGCTGCCCGGCGTCGCGTCCACAATCGTGGGGATGGCGGATCCGGAGACCGTCGCGCGGAACCTGGCGTGGACCGCGGAGCCGCCCGACACCGAGCTGCTCGCCGCCGTCGAGGAGATCCTCGGCGACCAGCGGGACGCCGGCTGGCCGGTCGGCCGACCGGAGAACAGTCGATGA
- a CDS encoding MauE/DoxX family redox-associated membrane protein: MRVVVATVALLVIGVLSVSLLSKLRSRAAFRAFADGLAALRVVPGRWAPALAGLSVAAEMAVVGALLWPGGTVVGLAGGAVLFAGFTVALSVAVRRRATVGCHCFGVTSAPVAPRHVVRSGFLAVTSLAAFCGAATTSSERLTGLPAAQLIAALAAAGILVAGLVWLDDLVWLFRRPASPS, translated from the coding sequence ATGCGCGTCGTCGTCGCCACGGTGGCTCTACTGGTCATCGGGGTACTTTCGGTGTCACTTCTCAGCAAGCTCCGCAGCCGCGCCGCCTTCCGCGCATTCGCGGACGGCCTGGCCGCACTCCGAGTGGTTCCCGGCCGCTGGGCGCCTGCGCTGGCCGGGCTGTCCGTCGCGGCCGAGATGGCGGTGGTCGGCGCTCTCCTGTGGCCCGGCGGCACCGTCGTCGGCCTGGCCGGGGGCGCGGTTCTTTTCGCCGGCTTCACTGTGGCGTTGTCCGTCGCGGTTCGGCGACGGGCCACCGTCGGCTGCCACTGCTTCGGCGTGACCAGCGCTCCGGTCGCCCCACGTCACGTGGTGCGCAGCGGATTTCTCGCTGTCACCTCACTCGCCGCGTTCTGCGGCGCCGCGACCACCTCGTCCGAACGACTGACCGGCCTCCCGGCGGCACAGCTGATCGCCGCGCTGGCGGCCGCCGGAATTCTCGTGGCGGGCCTCGTCTGGCTCGACGACTTGGTCTGGCTCTTCCGCCGCCCTGCGTCCCCCTCCTGA
- a CDS encoding ABC transporter permease, protein MTSETTTDRLGPPPVAATSPRRLQLARLRDLALVPAIAAIAVVGYLVNPVFLSSQNLVNILQTMAEIGLLVLAQTLVLVAGKMDLSLESTFGLAPGLAAWLIVEPGVTHGLGAVPGWAGVPITLAVGAVIGLINGLLIVRFRLHGFVVTLGMLIVLRGLLTGISGGQTFFGLPTSMLYLGSTVWLGVPVSVYVCFALFGLGIVALGYTRVGRSLYAIGGNVDAARAAGIRTDRVLWAVLVIASMLAALGGLMLSGRLASVAAAQGNGAIFTVFAAAVIGGVSLNGGKGTVFGAFTGILLLYVIQNVLTLAGVPAQWIAALNGAIILCALIISRITSGRAQE, encoded by the coding sequence ATGACCAGTGAAACCACCACTGACCGTCTGGGCCCGCCGCCCGTGGCCGCTACTTCCCCGCGACGGCTCCAGCTGGCCCGCCTGCGGGACCTGGCTCTGGTGCCCGCGATCGCGGCGATCGCGGTCGTCGGCTACCTGGTCAACCCGGTCTTCCTCAGCTCGCAGAACCTGGTCAACATCCTGCAGACGATGGCCGAGATCGGCCTGCTGGTACTCGCCCAGACCCTGGTACTCGTCGCCGGCAAGATGGACCTCTCCCTCGAGTCGACGTTCGGCCTGGCTCCCGGCCTCGCCGCGTGGCTGATCGTCGAACCCGGCGTCACCCACGGGCTCGGTGCGGTGCCCGGCTGGGCGGGCGTTCCGATCACGCTCGCCGTCGGTGCGGTGATCGGGCTGATCAACGGGCTGCTGATCGTCCGGTTCCGGCTGCACGGCTTCGTCGTCACGCTGGGCATGCTCATCGTGCTCCGCGGGCTGCTCACCGGCATCTCCGGCGGCCAGACGTTCTTCGGGCTCCCGACCTCGATGCTCTACCTGGGCAGCACCGTCTGGCTCGGGGTCCCGGTGAGCGTCTACGTCTGCTTCGCCCTCTTCGGGCTGGGGATCGTCGCCCTCGGCTACACCCGGGTGGGCCGCTCGCTCTACGCGATCGGCGGCAACGTCGATGCCGCTCGCGCCGCCGGTATCCGCACCGACCGTGTGCTGTGGGCGGTTCTGGTGATCGCGTCGATGCTCGCCGCGCTGGGCGGGTTGATGCTCTCCGGCCGGCTCGCGTCGGTCGCCGCCGCCCAGGGCAACGGCGCGATCTTCACGGTCTTCGCGGCGGCGGTGATCGGCGGGGTGAGCCTCAACGGCGGCAAGGGAACCGTCTTCGGCGCGTTCACCGGCATCCTGCTGCTCTACGTGATCCAGAACGTGCTGACGCTGGCCGGTGTGCCGGCCCAGTGGATCGCCGCGCTCAACGGCGCGATCATCCTCTGTGCGCTGATCATCTCGCGAATCACCAGCGGAAGGGCCCAGGAATGA
- a CDS encoding amidohydrolase family protein has protein sequence MTVVDAHQHLWNPATADYPWLTPDLVPLDRVFTQADVADQLRAAGVDRTVLVQAADNVADTENMLREAAADPTIAGVVAWIPLARPDDAAALLDRWAGGPIVGVRHMVHRDPDPKWLLRADVADGLALLAERGLTFDVCAETPELLAQVPALAAAHPTLTLVVDHLGKPPIRSRGWEPWAGLLRDAAAAPTVVAKLSGLNTAAEDGWTAASFQPYVDHALEVFGPARLMYGGDWPFALLAADSYAHVHAALRGTVTALDPDARDAVLGGTAERIYRLTPEGH, from the coding sequence ATGACCGTCGTCGACGCGCACCAGCACCTCTGGAATCCGGCGACCGCGGACTACCCGTGGCTGACGCCCGACCTCGTGCCTCTCGACCGGGTCTTCACGCAGGCGGACGTCGCCGACCAACTGCGGGCCGCCGGAGTCGACCGGACCGTGCTGGTGCAGGCCGCCGACAACGTCGCCGACACCGAGAACATGCTGCGGGAAGCCGCGGCCGACCCCACCATCGCCGGAGTGGTGGCCTGGATACCGCTGGCGCGCCCGGACGACGCCGCCGCCCTCCTCGACCGCTGGGCCGGTGGCCCGATCGTCGGGGTCCGGCACATGGTCCACCGCGATCCCGATCCGAAGTGGCTGCTGCGGGCCGACGTCGCGGACGGACTGGCGCTGCTCGCCGAACGCGGCCTGACCTTCGACGTCTGCGCGGAGACGCCGGAGCTGCTGGCGCAGGTGCCCGCGCTCGCCGCCGCCCACCCGACGTTGACGCTCGTCGTCGACCACCTCGGCAAGCCACCGATCCGCTCGCGCGGCTGGGAACCGTGGGCGGGTCTACTCCGGGACGCCGCCGCCGCGCCCACCGTGGTCGCCAAGCTCTCCGGACTGAACACCGCAGCCGAGGACGGCTGGACCGCGGCGAGCTTCCAGCCCTACGTCGACCATGCCCTGGAGGTGTTCGGCCCGGCCCGGCTGATGTACGGCGGCGACTGGCCGTTCGCCCTGCTCGCCGCGGACTCCTACGCCCACGTGCACGCCGCGCTGCGCGGCACGGTCACCGCACTCGACCCGGACGCACGCGACGCCGTCCTCGGCGGCACCGCGGAACGGATCTACCGTCTCACCCCAGAAGGGCACTGA
- a CDS encoding RidA family protein: MTILVTDMAVIDQVIALRREFFSQPFPADTIAQIGSLASPDWQIEIAAIAIVPGP; encoded by the coding sequence GTGACGATCCTGGTGACCGACATGGCGGTGATCGACCAGGTGATCGCCCTACGCCGGGAGTTCTTCTCGCAGCCGTTTCCCGCCGACACGATCGCGCAGATCGGCTCCCTGGCGTCTCCGGACTGGCAGATCGAGATCGCGGCGATCGCGATCGTTCCCGGCCCGTAG
- a CDS encoding fumarylacetoacetate hydrolase family protein has translation MRLAHARTAAGDVPVVSHDQRWFDLRPLTAAIAPATLSPTALAGIRTALDADELPEVDAPTAYAPPLSGIGKIVCIGLNYQDHAAETNTPPPDEPILFLKAPDTVVGPDDDVLIPRTSVKTDYEVELAVVIGTTARYLPSAEHAAAYIAGYAISNDVSERAFQIERGGQWDKGKNCETFNPFGPWLVTPDEAGDPQDLALRLSVNGELRQNGTTKDMIFGVHEVVRYVSQFMTLYPGDVINTGTPAGVALGRPDGAFLRDGDVVELEISGLGRQRQIFRQA, from the coding sequence ATGCGCCTCGCCCATGCCCGCACCGCCGCCGGTGACGTGCCCGTCGTCAGCCACGACCAACGGTGGTTCGATCTCCGTCCGCTGACCGCCGCGATCGCTCCGGCCACGCTGAGTCCGACCGCGCTCGCCGGCATCCGCACCGCGCTCGACGCCGACGAACTGCCGGAGGTCGACGCCCCCACGGCCTACGCGCCACCGCTGTCCGGGATCGGGAAGATCGTCTGCATCGGCCTGAACTACCAAGACCACGCCGCGGAGACCAACACGCCGCCGCCGGACGAGCCGATCCTGTTCCTCAAGGCGCCCGACACCGTGGTGGGCCCGGACGACGACGTGTTGATCCCGCGGACGTCGGTGAAGACCGACTACGAGGTCGAGTTGGCCGTCGTCATCGGCACGACGGCGCGGTACCTGCCGTCGGCCGAGCACGCCGCGGCGTACATCGCCGGGTACGCGATCAGCAACGACGTCAGCGAGCGGGCGTTCCAGATCGAGCGCGGCGGGCAGTGGGACAAGGGCAAGAACTGCGAGACGTTCAATCCGTTCGGCCCGTGGCTGGTCACCCCGGACGAGGCCGGGGATCCACAGGACCTCGCGCTGCGGCTCTCGGTCAACGGGGAGCTCCGCCAGAACGGCACGACCAAGGACATGATCTTCGGCGTCCACGAGGTGGTCCGGTACGTGAGCCAGTTCATGACGCTCTACCCCGGAGACGTGATCAACACCGGTACACCCGCCGGGGTGGCGCTGGGCCGCCCCGACGGCGCGTTCCTGCGCGATGGCGACGTCGTCGAGCTGGAGATCAGCGGCCTCGGCCGGCAGCGCCAGATCTTCCGGCAGGCCTGA
- a CDS encoding L-rhamnose mutarotase, producing the protein MKRYGTVIRLRPERREEYLALHAAVWPSVEATLRSTGIRNYTIFLHDDLLFGYYEYHGDDFAADQARIAADPETRRWWALTDPCQERLPDAPPGAQWSPATEVWHLPDEPTSGHRTEEP; encoded by the coding sequence ATGAAGCGCTACGGCACCGTGATCCGGCTCCGTCCGGAGCGCCGGGAGGAGTACCTCGCGCTGCACGCCGCCGTCTGGCCGTCGGTGGAGGCGACGCTCCGGTCGACCGGGATCCGCAATTACACGATCTTCCTGCACGACGACCTGCTCTTCGGCTACTACGAGTACCACGGGGACGATTTCGCGGCTGATCAAGCGCGGATCGCCGCCGACCCGGAGACTCGTCGGTGGTGGGCGCTGACCGACCCCTGCCAGGAGCGCCTACCGGACGCTCCGCCCGGCGCGCAGTGGTCCCCGGCGACCGAGGTGTGGCACCTGCCCGACGAGCCGACGAGCGGACACCGTACGGAGGAGCCATGA
- a CDS encoding SDR family oxidoreductase → MSELDGLIALVTGGASGIGLAITQAFRAKGARVAVLDVAPSGPADVLYLRADLTDDDAVRTAVASAAEALGGLDILVNNAGIGAQGSVERSTDAEWQRVLDVNVVGTARVSRAAWPHLRASAHAAVVNTSSIAAVAGLPERAIYSASKGAVLALTRAMAADGMPDGIRVNAVNPGTADTPWIGRLLAAAPDPDAERATLEARQPHGRLVSAEEIAHAVVYLASPRAGSTTGTELAVDGGMAGLRLRPRT, encoded by the coding sequence ATGAGCGAACTCGACGGCCTCATCGCGCTGGTCACCGGCGGCGCGTCCGGCATCGGCCTGGCGATCACCCAGGCCTTCCGCGCCAAGGGCGCGCGCGTCGCGGTCCTCGACGTCGCTCCTTCCGGACCCGCCGACGTGCTCTACCTGCGCGCCGACCTCACCGACGACGACGCGGTGCGCACCGCCGTCGCGTCCGCCGCCGAAGCGCTCGGCGGGCTCGACATCCTCGTGAACAACGCCGGGATCGGCGCGCAGGGCTCCGTCGAGCGGAGCACGGACGCCGAGTGGCAGCGGGTGCTCGACGTCAACGTCGTCGGCACCGCCCGGGTCTCCCGCGCCGCCTGGCCGCACCTGCGGGCGTCGGCGCACGCGGCGGTCGTCAACACGTCCTCGATCGCGGCCGTCGCCGGTCTGCCCGAACGCGCGATCTACTCGGCGAGCAAGGGCGCCGTGCTCGCGCTGACCCGCGCGATGGCGGCGGACGGCATGCCGGACGGCATCCGCGTCAACGCGGTCAACCCCGGCACCGCCGACACCCCCTGGATCGGACGGTTGCTGGCCGCCGCGCCCGACCCGGACGCCGAACGTGCCACCCTCGAGGCACGGCAACCACACGGTCGCCTGGTCAGCGCCGAGGAGATCGCCCACGCCGTGGTCTACCTCGCCTCTCCCCGTGCGGGGTCGACCACCGGTACCGAACTGGCCGTCGACGGCGGCATGGCCGGGCTAAGGCTGCGGCCCCGGACCTGA
- a CDS encoding S26 family signal peptidase, translating to MVALAVAGALLGGVWLARRRLLLVEVVGDSMSPVFDHGDRLLVRRARRFRVGDVVIAHHQIGGRRTVKKGSPETNWLVKKLAAMPGDPVPASVAAAVGSDRRTVPPGAVVLLGASPDSADSRMWGFVPVEDLAGVVITGLGTGRGADQGPDTPGR from the coding sequence GTGGTCGCCCTAGCCGTCGCGGGCGCCCTTCTTGGAGGCGTCTGGCTGGCGCGCCGGCGCCTACTCCTGGTCGAGGTGGTGGGCGACAGCATGTCGCCGGTCTTCGACCACGGTGACCGCCTCCTGGTCCGTCGGGCGCGTCGGTTCCGGGTCGGTGACGTGGTGATCGCCCACCATCAGATCGGTGGCCGCCGGACGGTCAAGAAGGGCTCTCCCGAGACGAATTGGCTGGTCAAGAAGTTGGCAGCGATGCCAGGAGACCCGGTTCCGGCGTCGGTCGCCGCCGCAGTCGGCAGCGACCGACGAACCGTGCCGCCCGGCGCGGTGGTTCTCCTCGGCGCCAGTCCCGACAGCGCGGACTCGCGGATGTGGGGCTTCGTCCCGGTCGAGGATCTCGCCGGGGTGGTGATCACCGGCCTCGGCACCGGCCGCGGTGCCGATCAAGGGCCGGACACGCCCGGCCGCTGA
- a CDS encoding sugar ABC transporter ATP-binding protein, protein MSAEHLVEAAHVTKRYGTTLALRDAGLVVRAGATHALVGRNGAGKSTLVSILTGLQAPDEGTVTFGGEPAPPLPDRDAWRQRVACVYQKSTIIPELTVAENLFLNRHPAGRGVINWSALRRKAGELLATWDVAVDVTRPAGELTVEQRQLVEIARALSYDARLIILDEPTAQLDGPAINRLFDRMRGLQDRGVTFLFISHHLEEIYRVCDEVTVFRDAQHIVTGPVSELPPADLVAAMTGEATRLTERASRPPLPAETPAVLEVRDLDGVSFTVRAGEVVGLAGSGGSGKKEIAEAVVGLRRARAGTVRVGGTPLAPGSVPASLAAGVGLVPQDRHHEGFVPDLSIAENLTMTVPRRLGRFGTISRKRRDTIAHTLIDELAVKTPGPELPVSALSGGNQQKVVMGRALANDPKVLVLIQPTAGVDVRSKETLLGVVDRVREGGTGVLIASDELDDLRTCDRVLVLFQGRTVAEFGSDWSDHDLVAAMEGLDVDDKGRRIDDQ, encoded by the coding sequence ATGTCAGCTGAGCACCTCGTCGAGGCAGCTCACGTCACCAAGCGTTACGGCACCACGCTGGCGCTGCGCGACGCCGGGCTCGTGGTCCGCGCCGGCGCCACCCACGCCCTCGTCGGACGGAACGGCGCAGGCAAGTCCACCCTGGTCAGCATCCTCACCGGACTCCAGGCACCGGACGAGGGAACGGTGACGTTCGGCGGCGAACCGGCGCCGCCGCTCCCCGATCGCGACGCCTGGCGTCAGCGGGTGGCGTGCGTCTACCAGAAGTCGACGATCATCCCCGAGCTGACCGTCGCGGAGAACCTGTTCCTCAACCGGCATCCCGCCGGCCGGGGGGTGATCAACTGGTCGGCGCTCCGCCGCAAGGCCGGCGAGCTACTCGCCACCTGGGACGTGGCGGTCGACGTGACGCGGCCGGCTGGTGAGCTCACCGTCGAGCAGCGCCAGCTCGTGGAGATCGCCCGCGCGCTCTCCTACGACGCGCGGCTGATCATCCTCGACGAGCCCACGGCCCAGCTGGACGGCCCGGCGATCAACCGGCTGTTCGATCGCATGCGTGGTCTGCAGGACCGCGGGGTGACGTTCCTCTTCATCAGCCACCACCTGGAGGAGATCTACCGGGTTTGTGACGAGGTGACGGTGTTCCGCGACGCGCAGCACATCGTCACCGGCCCGGTCTCCGAACTCCCACCGGCCGACCTCGTCGCCGCGATGACCGGGGAAGCGACCCGGCTGACCGAGCGCGCTTCCCGTCCGCCGCTGCCCGCCGAGACCCCGGCGGTCCTGGAGGTCCGGGATCTCGACGGTGTGTCGTTCACGGTTCGGGCCGGCGAGGTGGTCGGGCTCGCCGGCAGCGGCGGCAGCGGCAAGAAGGAGATCGCCGAGGCCGTCGTGGGCCTGCGGCGGGCCCGGGCGGGCACGGTCCGGGTCGGCGGCACGCCGCTCGCGCCGGGCAGCGTCCCGGCGTCGCTCGCCGCCGGCGTCGGGCTGGTGCCGCAGGACCGTCATCACGAGGGGTTCGTCCCGGACCTGTCGATCGCCGAGAACCTCACGATGACGGTTCCGCGGCGCCTCGGCCGGTTCGGCACGATCTCCCGCAAGCGGCGCGACACGATCGCCCACACGCTCATCGACGAGCTGGCGGTGAAGACGCCCGGCCCGGAGCTACCGGTCTCCGCCCTCTCCGGCGGCAACCAGCAGAAGGTCGTGATGGGCCGGGCGCTCGCCAACGACCCGAAGGTGCTGGTGCTCATCCAGCCGACCGCGGGAGTCGACGTCCGCTCGAAGGAGACGCTGCTCGGCGTCGTCGACCGCGTCCGGGAGGGCGGCACGGGCGTCCTCATCGCCTCCGACGAGCTCGACGATCTCCGCACGTGCGACCGGGTGCTCGTGCTGTTCCAAGGCCGCACGGTGGCCGAATTCGGAAGCGACTGGAGCGATCACGACCTGGTCGCGGCGATGGAGGGCCTGGATGTTGACGACAAAGGACGGCGCATCGATGACCAGTGA